Proteins encoded by one window of Candidatus Sumerlaea chitinivorans:
- a CDS encoding spore peptidoglycan hydrolase (N-acetylglucosaminidase) produces MEGAMKNKVLSLCGFLALIVSASSFGAIEGRPDRDKIVFAYLQSPTSNDIRGVRWHALTHIGWSFITFDADANLGGVTSFNNRSAELKPGGVASNNGVKVVIVLANQNFDESILSTVMTSATLRQKLIDNVVAVVSNPTTGCDGVNLDFEFSWGTSTRDGIAAFIQGLYTALKALTPPRELSIYTIPSWSSTQYIASNLTNYTDYVIYSGYDFASGTTMQSVGEYGTTSTYSIVGNLDDYIAAGIPPEHLVLGLPFYTKSWDTDASGTYGGTGTEVGADSLLQANYDTLYRNPPYTKYYSNPTNHHTKWYKRLISGTTYRLTTFDDWETLEYKFRLVKAWKGANSRGKQLGGVAFWSLLWLIETQSVDPNNTGAGPQSLTRTLGFPYTLMEELFATPGVRTYFAESFEHISSDTNTGFNARWREPEDGPDDQNVDATASTRAPAAAPAGAPSGSNRVLAVSFRFTALPGRFFFKHQPLMGTNTPYSVDWGNALVHVSKNTKFLADIHVPSAYAGTTIRMVVRDANNQLEKGPAFNLTSAGWRQISFDLANDPVTAYTTSEGAYSSGNGVIDTAGGGARDITFAGFEISSTGFSGATGTINFDRILYQPSMPNNRQFVINEFRYATASKQFVEIAGPAGVTMPAGLELRTVSGFSGQVVDTVVVGGNTIPASGLYLVGASDLAAVRNQALPDGMLRNGAPNAIQLYDPNTGITYDSVVYQAAGGLNGLDGPGCPIVADFGPPWLGEVASGTSSLGDPYSAGRYPDGATTWVNGNDFSFMVATPGLPNGAGLTLPVSFNFESAPPQGFQTFQTFAVVTPPASVDPGNPHGKVYRCVDTSGGGVIGVIGDSSLGANGNGYQVTGEIYIPGSGEPAQAIGIGICGTQGSRFFPTASPGVSSYENGYWLIFENASGVGLNDGRPDHPGTFEFVQAVNDGNHASPTVFLGSKTLAQVGVTGGTWTTFRLAIDPNGSSGNQLIAQINNVDVYRGPIPAEGRTKGAFQIGFRENHTGAPAANEGTWIDNVTISPMNTAVSSWELY; encoded by the coding sequence TTGGAAGGGGCAATGAAAAATAAAGTTTTGAGCTTATGCGGATTTTTAGCACTCATCGTGAGTGCAAGTAGTTTCGGTGCGATTGAGGGTCGGCCTGATCGGGATAAGATCGTTTTTGCCTACCTACAAAGTCCCACGAGTAATGATATTCGTGGCGTTCGTTGGCACGCTCTCACCCACATTGGCTGGAGCTTCATCACATTCGATGCAGACGCGAATCTTGGTGGGGTCACATCATTCAACAACCGGAGTGCTGAGCTAAAACCGGGTGGTGTGGCCTCGAACAATGGCGTGAAGGTGGTGATCGTCCTCGCGAACCAGAATTTTGACGAGTCAATTCTTTCCACCGTCATGACGAGCGCGACGCTGCGGCAAAAGTTAATCGACAACGTCGTGGCGGTGGTGAGCAACCCAACCACCGGATGCGATGGCGTCAATCTCGATTTCGAATTTAGCTGGGGAACTTCGACGCGCGATGGAATTGCTGCGTTTATTCAAGGTCTCTATACAGCCCTAAAGGCGCTGACGCCACCGCGCGAGCTAAGTATCTACACCATTCCAAGTTGGAGTAGCACGCAGTATATCGCCTCAAACCTGACGAACTACACAGACTACGTGATCTATAGCGGCTACGACTTTGCTTCCGGTACCACAATGCAGTCGGTGGGCGAATACGGGACAACCAGCACCTACAGCATTGTTGGGAATCTCGATGACTACATCGCAGCAGGCATTCCACCAGAACACCTCGTTCTGGGTCTCCCGTTCTACACCAAGAGCTGGGATACGGACGCCTCAGGGACCTATGGCGGGACAGGAACCGAGGTCGGGGCCGATAGCCTCCTTCAAGCAAATTACGACACGCTCTACCGAAATCCACCCTACACCAAATACTACAGCAACCCCACAAATCACCACACGAAGTGGTACAAACGACTGATTAGCGGCACCACTTACCGCCTGACCACATTCGACGATTGGGAAACGCTCGAATACAAGTTCCGCTTAGTGAAGGCATGGAAAGGGGCAAATTCCCGCGGTAAGCAGCTTGGAGGCGTGGCCTTCTGGAGCCTGTTGTGGCTCATTGAAACACAATCGGTGGACCCGAATAACACGGGCGCGGGGCCGCAAAGCCTGACGCGTACTTTGGGCTTCCCGTACACGCTGATGGAAGAACTCTTTGCCACGCCCGGGGTGCGTACTTACTTCGCCGAAAGCTTTGAACATATCTCTTCGGACACCAACACTGGTTTCAATGCGCGCTGGCGGGAACCTGAGGATGGACCGGACGATCAAAATGTGGATGCAACCGCTTCGACACGTGCACCTGCTGCTGCACCAGCAGGCGCGCCGTCGGGTAGCAACCGTGTGCTGGCGGTGTCGTTCCGCTTCACAGCACTGCCGGGGCGCTTCTTCTTCAAGCATCAGCCCCTCATGGGAACCAACACGCCTTATAGCGTGGACTGGGGCAATGCCCTTGTGCACGTGAGCAAGAACACAAAGTTCTTGGCCGATATCCACGTTCCGAGCGCATATGCTGGAACAACCATCCGCATGGTGGTACGCGATGCAAACAACCAGCTCGAGAAAGGACCTGCCTTCAATTTGACCAGCGCTGGCTGGCGCCAGATTTCATTCGATCTCGCAAACGATCCTGTGACGGCCTACACCACCAGTGAAGGTGCTTACTCATCAGGGAATGGTGTCATTGATACGGCAGGGGGCGGAGCACGTGACATCACCTTTGCGGGCTTCGAGATTTCCTCGACTGGCTTTAGTGGGGCAACCGGCACAATCAACTTCGACCGAATTCTTTACCAACCCTCGATGCCCAACAACCGCCAATTCGTGATCAACGAGTTCCGCTATGCGACCGCTTCCAAACAGTTTGTAGAAATTGCGGGGCCGGCTGGCGTGACCATGCCTGCAGGCCTTGAGCTGCGCACCGTCAGCGGATTCAGCGGCCAAGTCGTGGACACGGTCGTCGTTGGCGGGAACACGATTCCAGCATCGGGGCTGTATCTGGTGGGGGCTTCCGACCTTGCTGCCGTACGCAATCAGGCGCTTCCAGACGGGATGTTGCGGAACGGCGCACCAAACGCGATTCAGCTCTACGACCCCAATACTGGGATTACGTACGACAGCGTGGTTTATCAAGCCGCAGGTGGTTTAAATGGCTTGGATGGACCGGGATGCCCCATCGTGGCGGACTTTGGCCCCCCATGGCTCGGCGAAGTGGCCTCGGGCACAAGCAGCTTGGGCGATCCCTACTCCGCTGGACGCTACCCGGATGGGGCAACGACATGGGTGAACGGCAACGATTTCTCCTTCATGGTCGCCACGCCGGGGCTGCCGAACGGCGCCGGACTCACATTACCGGTGAGCTTTAACTTTGAAAGCGCACCGCCCCAAGGATTCCAGACCTTCCAGACATTCGCTGTCGTCACTCCGCCCGCTTCAGTGGATCCGGGCAACCCGCATGGAAAAGTGTATCGTTGCGTGGATACAAGCGGAGGCGGTGTGATAGGTGTGATCGGCGACTCTTCGTTGGGCGCAAATGGCAACGGGTATCAAGTGACGGGCGAGATCTACATCCCCGGCTCAGGCGAACCTGCACAGGCCATCGGCATCGGGATCTGTGGCACACAGGGGAGCCGCTTCTTCCCAACCGCTTCGCCCGGCGTGTCGAGCTACGAAAACGGCTATTGGCTCATTTTTGAAAACGCCAGCGGCGTGGGCCTCAACGATGGGCGACCAGATCATCCCGGCACATTCGAATTTGTGCAGGCGGTGAATGATGGAAATCACGCGTCGCCGACGGTCTTCCTTGGAAGCAAGACCCTCGCCCAAGTGGGTGTCACCGGTGGGACATGGACAACCTTCCGACTGGCGATCGACCCGAACGGCAGTTCGGGAAACCAACTCATTGCTCAGATCAACAACGTGGATGTGTACCGTGGCCCCATTCCTGCGGAAGGACGCACGAAAGGTGCCTTCCAAATTGGCTTCCGCGAGAACCACACGGGTGCACCTGCTGCCAACGAAGGCACGTGGATTGACAATGTCACCATCTCGCCAATGAATACTGCGGTCAGCAGTTGGGAGCTCTACTGA
- a CDS encoding GGDEF/PAS/PAC-domain containing protein → MRYTLKAKEQIIGRSRDAEIHLDDELVSRQHARIIWHNFETPQVPPYCTIEDLGSRNGTELNGAPLLAPTQLRERDRILVGTTLLGFFLRDATEAELERSLYDLATKDALTGLDNRHQFNAMLVHHVERARRYERPLALLVIDADRFKRINDEFGHDVGDRALVQLARVISTSCRSSEICARWGGEEFAVLCPETTAEGAITLAERIRQRVQIFPLEHDDRLIPLSVSIGGAMLQAEDNADTLFRRADQSLLRAKEIGRNRTVFENKPVGLDHTATFTGRLPKENPPNE, encoded by the coding sequence ATGCGTTATACGCTCAAGGCCAAGGAGCAGATTATTGGACGAAGCCGCGATGCGGAGATCCACCTCGACGACGAACTGGTTTCACGGCAGCATGCGCGCATCATCTGGCACAACTTTGAAACTCCTCAAGTACCTCCGTACTGCACGATAGAGGACCTTGGAAGCCGCAATGGGACTGAGCTTAATGGGGCTCCTCTGCTTGCTCCTACCCAGTTGCGAGAAAGAGACCGAATCCTTGTCGGGACCACCCTGCTCGGATTTTTCTTGCGCGATGCCACGGAAGCCGAGCTTGAGCGATCGCTTTATGATTTGGCGACGAAAGATGCGCTGACCGGCCTCGACAATCGCCACCAGTTCAATGCCATGTTGGTCCACCACGTTGAGCGTGCGCGCCGCTACGAAAGGCCCCTCGCACTGCTTGTCATCGACGCGGATCGCTTCAAACGCATCAATGATGAATTTGGTCACGACGTTGGCGACAGAGCTCTCGTTCAGCTTGCACGAGTCATCTCGACGTCCTGTCGCTCGAGTGAGATTTGCGCCCGCTGGGGTGGCGAGGAGTTTGCGGTACTTTGCCCAGAAACAACAGCCGAAGGAGCCATCACGTTAGCGGAGCGCATTCGCCAAAGAGTGCAGATCTTTCCACTCGAGCATGATGACCGCCTGATTCCGCTGAGCGTGAGTATTGGGGGCGCCATGCTTCAAGCAGAGGACAACGCAGATACTCTCTTCCGCAGAGCAGACCAATCCCTCCTCCGTGCCAAAGAAATTGGTCGGAATCGTACTGTATTTGAGAATAAGCCTGTGGGTCTTGATCACACAGCGACCTTCACCGGTAGGCTCCCTAAAGAGAATCCACCAAATGAGTGA